One window from the genome of Camelus bactrianus isolate YW-2024 breed Bactrian camel chromosome 4, ASM4877302v1, whole genome shotgun sequence encodes:
- the OR1K1 gene encoding olfactory receptor 1K1, with protein MDAANESSEGTPFILPGLTTNPGKQRLLFVLFLVLYVGGILGNGLIVAAIRASPALHAPMYFLLAPLSFADLCFTSVTVPKMLANLMAPDRSICLAGCLSQMYFFFALGVTDSCLLAAMAYDRYVAIRHPLHYATRMSRAVCTAPVGTAWLVSHIHSLLHILLMAHLSFCASHQVPHFFCDHQPLLRLSCSDTRHIQLLIFTEGAAVVVTPFLLILASYGAISVAVLRLPSASGRLRAVSTCGSHLAVVGLFYGTVIAVYFQPTSQYEAERGRVATVMYTVVTPMLNPVIYSLRNRDVQGGLRALFSGRRISAGDS; from the coding sequence ATGGATGCTGCCAATGAGTCTTCAGAAGGAACCCCATTCATCCTACCGGGACTCACAACAAACCCTGGAAAGCAGCGGCTGCTTTTTGTGCTCTTCTTGGTCCTGTACGTGGGGGGCATCCTGGGGAATGGACTTATTGTGGCCGCCATCCGGGCCAGTCCAGCCCTTCATGCACCCATGTACTTCCTGCTGGCCCCCCTGTCCTTTGCTGACCTCTGCTTCACCTCTGTCACTGTGCCCAAGATGCTGGCCAACTTGATGGCCCCTGACCGCTCCATCTGTCTGGCTGGCTGCCTGAGCCAGATGTACTTCTTCTTTGCCCTGGGGGTAACTGATAGCTGTCTCCTGGCTgccatggcctatgaccgctacgtggccatccGGCACCCCCTCCACTACGCTACGAGGATGTCCCGGGCCGTGTGCACAGCCCCGGTGGGGACGGCCTGGCTGGTGTCCCACATCCACTCCCTCCTGCATATCCTGCTTATGGCCCACCTGTCCTTCTGTGCCTCCCACCAAGTGCCCCACTTCTTCTGTGACCACCAGCCTCTCTTAAGGCTCTCGTGCTCTGACACCCGCCACATCCAGCTGCTCATCTTCACCGAGGGCGCTGCCGTGGTGGTCACTCCCTTCCTGCTCATCCTTGCCTCCTACGGGGCCATCTCAGTGGCGGTGCTCCGGCTGCCCTCGGCCTCGGGGAGGCTCCGGGCTGTGTCCACCTGTGGCTCCCACCTGGCCGTGGTGGGCCTCTTCTATGGGACAGTCATCGCAGTCTACTTCCAGCCCACATCCCAGTATGAGGCAGAGCGGGGCCGCGTGGCCACGGTCATGTACACCGTCGTCACACCCATGCTAAACCCTGTCATCTACAGCCTCCGGAATCGCGACGTGCAGGGGGGTCTCCGAGCCCTTTTCTCTGGGCGAAGGATCTCAGCGGGTGACTCCTGA